The Oleidesulfovibrio alaskensis DSM 16109 DNA window GCCGCACTTGAGAAAAAAGTCCGCATTCCGGGCTACACCACATAAGGAATTTTAACCCATGACAGCAGCCAAAAGCCCCATCCTGCGTGTGGAAAACGTCTGTAAGCAGCTTGGCGGCAAAGAAATACTCAAATCTGTCACCCTTTCCGTCAACAAGGGTGAACTCAAGGTGCTTATCGGCCCTTCCGGCGCAGGCAAATCCACCCTGCTGCAGTGTATCAACTATCTCATTCCGCCGGACAGCGGTGATGTGTATCTGGAAAACCGCAAGGTGGAACTGCACCGCAAGGCCGAGCTGTATGAACTGCGCCAGCAGGTAGGCATGATTTTTCAGGATTTCAACCTGTTTGACCACCTGACCGCTGCGGACAACGTTTCCATTGCACTGCGCAAGGTCAAGGGCATGAGCCGTAAGGACGCCGCCGCAAGGGCCATGCAGGAACTGGAACGTGTGGGGCTGGTCGAGCGCGCATCACTGTACCCTGCCGAGCTTTCCGGCGGGCAGAAGCAGCGTGTGGCCATAGCCCGCGCGCTGGCCATGGATCCCAAGGTCATCCTGCTGGACGAGCCCACTTCGGCACTGGACCCCGAACTGGTGGGCGAAGTGCTCACCGTTATCCGCGATCTGGCGCGCGGCGGCATGACCATGATCATGGCCACACACCAGATGGATTTTGCACAGGCTCTGGCACACGAAATCCTCTTCATGCAGGACGGTGCCATCATTGAGCAGGGAACCCCGGCGGAACTGCTGGCCGAAGGCGCCAACACACGCACGCAGGATTTCTGCAGCAGGCTTTCCAACCTGTGCGAGGAGCTGTGCTAGTGCTGGACAGCTTTTATACCGACCAGCTGTTTCCCGCGCTGAACAGAGGTCTGCTGATGAGCTTTCTGCTCATTGTGCCTTCCGCGCTGCTGGGACAGCTTACCGGCATAGCCGTTGGTACGCTGCGTGTCTTCGGGTCCGCGCCGGTTAAAAAAATAATGAATGCCTACACGGCGGTATTCCGCGGTGTTCCGCTGATGGTACAACTTTTTGTGCTGTATTTCGGCCTGCCCAACGTGGGCATTTATCTTGAACCGTACACAGCCGCGCTGGCAGGCTTTGTGCTGTGCAGCGGTGCGTACAATTCGGAATATGTGCGCGGCGCCCTGCTTTCCATCAGACAGGGCCAGATAAAAGCCGCTCAGGCTCTGGGCATGAGCAAATTCAAAACCATTTTCTGGATCGTCATTCCACAGGCGTTCCGCCGCGCCCTGCCCGGCTGCGGCAACGAGGTGATCTACCTCATCAAATACTCCTCGCTGGCGTACATCATCACCTGCATTGAACTGACCGGCGAAGCGCGTGCCGTGGCCACCAAGACCTTCCGCTTCACCGAAGCGTTCATGGTGGTCGGCATGTACTATCTGGCACTGGTGACCGTTGCCACGTGGATACTGGACAAGCTTGAGCAGCGTCTGTACATCCCCGGTTTCGGACGCAGCAAAAAATAACCCTCCGTTCCGCGCTCCGCGGGGCCGACCATATGCCGACACGACATAGCCGCCCCGCCGGAAAGGCGTGAGCGGCTTTTTTACGCACAGGGCCAGCCCGTCTGCGGCAACAGCCCGGACGGCGGCCATATATCCGGCTGCCCGCACGGAGAAACGCAAATGACCTGCACCACCACACCCGACCTTGACCGCATTGCTGAAGAGCTTACAGCCATTCTGGGGCCGCAGGGCGTACTGACCGCCCCCGGAGAACCCTATGACCGCGATTCTTCGCCTTTCACAGCCGCACCGGACATCGTGGCACTGCCCGAAACGACCGAACAGGTCAGCCGCATAGTCCGGCTTGCCAGCCGGCTCGGTTTTGCCCTCATTCCCCGCGGGGCGGGCACCGGCACCGCCGGCGGCTGCCTGCCGCTGAGCGGCGGAGTTGTGATATCGCTGGAACGCATGAAGCGCATCATCACGCTGGATACCCGAAGCCTGTACGCTCACGTGGAAGCCGGAGTGATTACCGGAGAGCTGCGCGATGCCGCAGCCGGACAGGGACTGTTTTTTCCGCCTGATCCGGCAAGTCTGGACACCTCGACCATAGGCGGCAACGTGGCCACCAATGCCGGCGGCCCCGCCTGCGTCAAATACGGTGTCATGCGCGACTATGTGCTGGGTGTCGAAGCCGTCATGCCCGACGGCGAAGTGATACAGGCGGGAGTACGCACGCGCAAAGGCGTTGTGGGCTACGACATGGCGCATCTGCTTACAGGGTCGGAAGGCACGCTGGGTATCATCACCTCCGTGTATCTGAAGCTCATCCCGCTGCCTCCCGCCACGGTGGGGCTGGCAGCCGTGTTCCCTTCGCTGCCCGATGCCATGCGCACAGTGGCCGCCGTGCTGGGACGCGGGCACCTGCCCAGCGCCATTGAATTTCTGGACCATAAATGTCTGGGGCTTGTGGGTGACAAGCTGCCCTTTTCCGTGGAAGACAAATCCGCCTCGCTGCTGATCATCGAACTGGACGGACGGACGGAAGCCATCACACCGGAAATCGACATGGTGGCGGCCATATGTACCGAGCACGGCGCCACGCACCTGATGCCCGGCGGCACAAGGAAGGAACGCGACACCATCTGGAACGTACGCCGCGAAGTTTCCACACGCATACGCGAACATGCGGCACGGTCCTTCTCGGAAGATGTGGTAGTGCCCATCGGCAGCATAGCCTCATTCATTGCCGAGGTTCCCGACTTTGAAAACCGGTTCGGGCTGGATATATTCGCCTTCGGCCATGCGGGCGACGGAAACATCCACCTTATTCTCACCGTGCCCCGCGCGGCACGGCCGGACACGCAGGCACCGCGTCTTGAAGACGGCATAGAAGCCGTTGCCCGCCGCGTACTTGAACTGGGCGGCACCATTTCCGGCGAACACGGTGTGGGCGAAGCCAAAAAACACCTGCTGCCGCTGGAAATAGCACCGGCGTCACTGCGGCTGCAGCGCGGCATCAAACAGCTGTTCGACCCCTGCAACATCATGAATCCGGGCAAGGTCTTTCCCTAGCCTGTATATTTTCCGGAGCTGAACGTGGCAAAACACAGAAGACGAAAACCAATGCCCCCGCTGCCGCCCCCGCGGTTTTCCCGCCGGCTGTACGTGCATGTGGCGCCGGCGGATGTCGGCATGTTCCGGTTTCTGCTCGAAGCGCAGGACAATCTGGGCTACATGAGCGTCATCAACAAGTTTGACGGCGTGCTGCAGGTGGTCTTTTCGCCCCATCAGGAACGCGAAATGCGCGATTTTCTGCAGGGCATGCAGCAGACAATCGCCTTTACCATCAGCGAACCGCCCGCCTGCGGTCCCATTGCAGCACACCCTGCCCCGCAGGATGCGCAGGCCGACCCGCGCACCCGGTAACGATATGAGGCACCGCCGCAACGCGCTGCCGTGCAGATAAAACCACCACGGACTGTGCAGACAAAAACGGGCATGGTCCGGCTGTGCGGCCACATGCGCAAGAAAGGCTTCCGCATACAAAAAGACGCGCTTCCGGTCACGGAAGCGCGTCACAAAAATACAGGCGCACGCGGGGCAACTCAGGCCCGCCCTTTTCTGAAGGCCATCAGCTCACGCATCATATCCAGCTTGTCCATGGTCTGATTCACCCGCCAGTAAAATTCTTCAACTTCGAACGGCTTTGTCAGAAAATCGCTGGCACCGTTTTTTAAAAAACGGGCGGTGAGCGGGCCGGACCCCGCAGCGGATACCCCGATAAGCCCCATCTCGTCCGGTCTGTACCGCTGGCGCAGTTCGCTGACCAGCTCGACCCCCGTCATGCGGGGCATATTGTCATCGGTAATGACCAGCCCGATGTTGTTACCGGCTTCGATAATTTCCAGCGCCTCGCGACCGTTCTCGGCCTGAAGCACCTGAAAGCGCTGCACTTCAAGCAGGTGCGCCATCTGATGCCGTGCCGTGCGCGAATCATCCACCACCAGAGCCCGCACCCACTGGTTACGGAACACCCGCACCAGCGCCGCCACCATGGGATCCATATCGCGGACGCTGCCTTTGAGAAAATAATCCACCACACTGCGGTCAAAAAACCGTGCCCGCACCCCTTCGTCGAAAGACGCCGTAAGCACCACACTGGGCACCCCCGCGGCAATGCAGGCATCGGCAGCTTCGCCGTCGGGCGCATCGGGCAGATTAAGGTCCACCACGGCAATGAAAAGCCCTTCTTCGGGATTAGCGCCGGCCAGAGCACTGCGGGTTTCCAGAACATCCCGGGTTTCCTGCAGCGAAGATGCCGTCACCACGCGGAAGGGGGTCAACGTTTCAATATGATTCTGGATTATCCGTGTCTGCACGGGGCTGTCTTCTACCAGCAGCACCGTACGGGCAACCTGTTCAGCCATGATGCACTCCTTGATACACACGGTCCGGACATGATTGTCCGCGCCGTGCAATGACGGGTAAGTCCTGCCGCCGCTCCTGCGAAGCACTACAGCAGCAGGCCCTGTGCCGGTTTCCGCCGGCCGCCCCCGCGGGAGACGGGTGCCGGAACAGGATGATTTTCAAGCGCCGCCACAGCGGCCACATAACCGTCCACATCAAATTTGGACCGTGCTCCGTTATAGCTCATGAAACGGATGGTGCCAAACACTTCGCGTTCGCGCCACGGCCTGTCGTGCACCCCGCCCACAGACCACGCCGCGCCTGCGTATCCGTTGGAGTCACGCCCGTCCAGCGACCAGCGGTCGTTCTGGCGGATGACAATGCGCAGCGCCTCTTCAGGCGACTCGGTCCATTCAAGAATTTTTTTGGCCCAGTACATGCGCATGTACCCGTGCATCTTGCCGGTAAGCACTATTTCCTGCTGCGCCGCATTCCACAGCGGGTCATGGGTGCGGGCCTTTTCCAGCTGCTGCTCATCGTACAGATACGGGCGGCGGTCTGCGCGGTGTCTGTCCAGCGTCTTCAGCGCCCAGTCGGGAAAAGCTTCCACGCTGTCGTAGGACGGTTCATACCAGCAGAAATTATCCGCCAGCTCACGCCGCACCACAAGTTCTTCCACAAAGGCAGCGGCCCCTTCGCCGTACGTGCCTCCGGCAGTAGTCCCCTGTGCCTGCATAACCTCCAGCACCGCGCGCTGAGCCGACAGCATGCCGAAATGCAGATATGGTGACAGATGCGAAAGCACCGGCATGAGCGGATTATTCCGTTCGGCGGCATAACGGTGCATACGCACCCTGATGAACGCCGTCAGTTCGGCCAGTGCCGCGTTCTCTCCGGGGGGCAGCCAGCCCGCCGGCTGCACTGATGCATCGGCCTGCAGACTGTCCAGCGCCGCCTGCCAGTCCGGACGCTGATACGCGCCTTTCCACGGCACGGCTGCGGGCTGCAGGGCAGGCAGCGGATCAAGGTATTCATCAAGCAGGCGGTGAATTTTAGGGCGTATGGTACGGGCCGCGTATTCGCGTTTGTCAGAAGCACGCAGGCAGGGCACCACATTGCGGCTGTCCACCACATCCACGGCTATGTCCAGCTGTCTGGCGGCTTCCACCGCGCTGCGTATCCACTGCCGCTTGATGCGCAGCGTGTCAAAATCGGTCACCACGCGTGACGCGCCGTGCGCCTGTGCAAAGCGGACAACCTCCTCCGGCGGCGTACCGCGCAGAAGAAACAGCGGAATGCCCAGCTCTTCCAGAATACGGGCAGTTTCTTCCAGCCCCTGCAGCATAAAATGGAAATGCCGCAGTCCGGCATCGATAAACTGCGGCACAAGGCAGAACACCACGGCCAGAGGCGCTCCGTCGGCCGCGGCGCACTGCTGCGCATGCAGCAGCGCCCAGTTGTCACGGGCGCGCATCTCGCGGTGCATCCAGTACAGAACCGGCGCTCCCGCGGCATGTCCGCGGGCTTCTTGCGGCGGTACCGTGCTGTAACTCAGACGTCCAGAGTGCATTATCCCTCCGGCAGGGTATCCTGACAGGTCCGCAGGTCTTTCATCACTTCCAGCACGCTTACGGTCTGGTTAACGCGCCAGTAAAATTCCTCCACCTCAAACGGCTTGGTCAGAAAATCGTTGGCGCCGTTTTTCAGAAACTGCGCCGTCAGCGAACCTGACCCCGCGGCGGAAACGCCCACTATGGCGATACGGTCGACCTTGTAGCGGGCACGCACGGTCTTCACCAGTTCAAAGCCGTCCATGTTGGGCATGTTGTAGTCGGTGATTATCAGACCGATGTCAGGATTTTCCGCCAGCCTGTCCACGGCTTCCAGCCCGTCGGCGGCTTCCAGCACCTGAAAGCGCTGCACTTCGAGCAGATGGCGCAGGTGGGCACGAGACATGCGCGAATCTTCGACCACAAGGGCTTTGACAAACTGGTTTTTAAAAAGCCGCTCCAGACTGCGGACCATGGGGTCCATATCCTGAATGGTGCCCTTGAAAAAGAAATCGGCCACGTTGCGCTCGATGAACCGTCTGCGGATATCCTCGTTGAAGGTGGCGGTAAGCACCACGGTGGGCACCCCGAAATCAAGGCACAGATCCACGCCCTCGCCGTTGGGGGCGTCGGGCAGATTCAGGTCTATGACCGCCACGAAAATACGCTCTTTGTGGGTGGTCAGCAGGGCTCTGGCTTCTTCCAGCGTATATGCAGCCAGCGTGTCAAACTGGCTGAGCGCCATTATCTGGTTGCGGATTATTTTTGACTGAACGGGGCTGTCTTCAATGATAAGCACCGTCTGGGCCGCATAAAGAGCTTCCATATCATTCATCATACCAAACCCTTGAGGGATATGCAGAACGCGGAAAAACCGGCCGCGCATACCCTCAACCATAGCGGCAGCACGTCCGGCAGGCAACGAAAATCAAGCGCGGCGGGACGTACGCGCCCATGCGAAAAGGCGCGTTGCCAGCCAGTCAAGGACAAGAGCGGGATTCACATTGTAAATGAGAGAGTCCTGACACTCCGCCAGCGCTTCATCCAGACGGCGCATGGCGGCGGTATCAAGGCGCGAGACAAGCAGGCGGGCAAACGAAGACGCCCCGCGGCCGGTGAGAGCCAGGGCAAGCTGGCGCTGCAGAAATGCCACCAGCTGCAACGCAGTTCCCTGATCGATGCTGCCCTTGGCACCGGTGCGGGCAAACCAGCCCTCTTCGCCTGACACAAAACCGGCAAGGGCATCGGCCCATTCCTGCACGGCAGGGTCGCAGGCGCCGCCGTCCGGCCAGGCCAGAGTCAGCACCCAGCTGCGGGAAACAAGAGTCGGCAGCAGACGCTCACGCTGCGGGGCCAGCAGAACAAAACTGGTTCCGGGACGGGGTTCTTCCAGCGATTTAAGAAGGGCATTGGCGGCCTCTATGCCCAGCGACTGAGCCTCGGCCAGCACAACCACACGGTAGCGGCCTCTGGGAGGTTCGCCCAGCACGGCACGCACGGCGCGCACATCATCAATCTTGATGGAACCCTGCGCACCGTCCAGATAAAACATATCGCGGTTGTTGCGCGTGGCAAACTGGGTGCAGACAGCGCAGGAAAGGCAGGGCGCACCGGTCCCCGCGCAGTTGAGACGCGCGGCCCACCACAGCGCCACGGCCTCGCGTTCGCGGGGGGTGCCGCCTTCCAGCAGCAGCACCTGCGGCACAGAGCCGGCAAGCCGCTCAAGATAGCCCCGCACCCTGTCGTGACGCGACGACAGGGCCGGGGCTATGATATCAGAGGCATGCGGCGCACAGAGCGTTTCACCCTGAGCGGACACGTCTTATTTCCTGTTGAGCGTCTGGTCGCGTTCGGGGCCCACGGAAATCATGGACACAGGCACGCCCAGCAGCTCTTCGATACGGCAGATATAATTACGGGCGGCCTCGGGCAGGTCTTCCCATGTTTTGGCTGCGGTTATGTCGTCATCCCATCCGGGCATGGTTTCATATACCGGTGTCACATGGGCAAGGCCGTTCTGTTCCTGCGGCGGGTGCTGCAGACGCTGGCCGTTGTATTCGTAAGCCACACAGATTTTCAGTTCCTTCAGCCCGCTCATGACATCCAGCTTGGTCAGAGCTATGTCGGTGGGACCGTTCAGGCGCACCGATTCGCGCAGCAGGGCGCAGTCCAGCCACCCGCAGCGACGCTTGCGGCCGGTGGTGGCGCCGAATTCGTGCCCCACGCTCTGCATGTGGTTGCCGGCTTCGTCATCAAGCTCGGTGGGGAAGGGGCCTGCGCCCACACGGGTGGTGTACGCTTTTACTATGGCCACCACACGGTCCAGACGCGAAGCGGGAATACCGCTGCCCGCGGCGGCGTTGCCGGCCACGGTGTTGGAAGAGGTCACAAAAGGATATGTACCGTGGTCGATATCCAGATGCGTTCCCTGCGCGCCCTCGAACATGACGCCGGAATCATTTGCCCATGCATCTTCGATAACCGAAGACACATCGGTCAGATACGGCACCAGACGGCCGCCCACGGCCATCACTTCGTCAAACACCGCATCCACGGACATGGCTTCGCGCCCGTACAATGCCGTGAACAGGGCGTTCTTTTCCACCAGAGCGGCTTCTATCTTCGAGCGCAGCAGTGCGGGGTCGGCCAGATCGCCGGCACGCACGCCGATGCGCGACATTTTATCTTCGTAGCAGGGACCAATGCCACGGCCTGTGGTGCCGATCCTGCTTTCTTTGTTTTTAAAGTCCTCACGGGCGACATCAAGCGCCTTGTGATAAGGCATGATCACATGGGCCTTGCGGCTGATCATGAGCCTCTGGGGGCCCACGTCGATACCACGCTCTGCAAGGGCTTCCACTTCCTTCCAGAACACCACGGGGTCCAGCACCACTCCGTTGCCGATAAGGCACGTTTTGCCTTCGTGCAGAATGCCGGAGGGAATAAGGTGCAGTATGTAGGACTTGTCACCCACAATAACGGTGTGGCCCGCGTTGTTTCCGCCCTGGAAGCGGACGATGACGTCTATTTCCCGGGAAAGCAGGTCGACGATCTTACCTTTTCCTTCGTCGCCCCACTGTGCTCCCATGATTACCACGTTTGACATTTCCATCTCCTTGTGACATGCAGGTCGCCTTTCCGACGCAAAACAGGAGTTCGGCGCACGGCATAAGGGATCATTACCTACATGCCGCCAATAGAAAAGTCAAACGGATGGCCACCGGAAAAGGCCCCGCAACCTGCTTCGGACGGGCTCTCCTCTGTACGTTTCTCGCCTCGCATCCCGTCCGGACACGTCACCTTCTCATGAAACAATCACATACACGCATGGGCAAGCGCCTGCTCGCCGCACTGTCAGTGACGGTGCTGAGCATCCTGCTCTCATGCTCCGAGCGCGAAAAGCAGCCCGTGCAGCCCGACAACACGCTGCGCGTGGTGGCCCCGCACAGGGAACGTGTTTCCAGCGCTCTGTCCCCTTACGGCCCGGGTTACGAACATGAACTTGTTATGCATTTTGCCCGCCAGGCCGGCTATGATATTGAATGGATCGAAGCTTCCACCATGGAAGACGCCCTGCAGGCGCTGGCCGAAAGACGCGGCGACCTCATTGTGGGATACGGCGGCGACATAACCGCCGCTCCGCAGACAACAACCCGCCACAACGACGCGCCGCCGCCGTCACCCGTGGTGTCCGGCCCGGCGTACGGCCATTACAACCCGGTGCTGGTGCACAGCACGCGCCGCTACGGCCTGCGCCGCGGCAATGAAATGTGCGACACTCCGGTACTGGTCACCGCAGACCCCGAACTGGAAGAAATACTGGAAGCCAAGGCCGACACGCTGGAATGCGTGCCCATGACCGAGGCTTCACAAGACGTCTACCTGACGCCGATTCTCCAGTCGCTCGACACCAACAGCGCCCGGTTCGCCATGCTGGACAATCTGGGGTACAGCCTGTGGCAGCCATTTTACCCCGGTGTGCGCACCGCCAAGGTGCTCACCCAGAAAATACCATACCGCTGGTTCTGGCGCGGCGACGACGCGCGTCTCAACGAGGCTGCGCTGTCTTTCTGGGCCCAGCGCGAAAACGACTCTCTGCTGGACGACATGCAGGAGCGGTATTTCGGCTTTCTGCCGGAAGAGGTGGACCGCTATGACGTGGCACTGCTGCGCCGCGCTCTGGAAAGCAAAGTACCGCAGTATGCACAGGCCATCGGCAACGCTGCCAGAGAACAGAGCATCGATCCGCTGCTGCTCATCGCCGTCATCTATCAGGAATCACGCTTTGACGCCGACGCACGCAGCAAAACAGGTGTGCGCGGCCTGATGATGGTAACGCAGGACACCGCCCGGCTGCTGGGCATCAACCGCCTTGACCCGGAGCAGTCCATACGGGGCGGCGCCCGCTACCTGCGCATGCTGTGGGATTCGCTGGAAGACATGGAGCTTGACCCCTGGAACCGCTGGTTTTTCACACTGGCGGCATACAATCAGGGGCCCGGCCATCTGTTCGACGCCATCAAGCTCAGCCGCGCCCGCGGCGGCACCGGCCGCACGTGGCGCGAACTGAAAGAGGTATATCCTCTGCTTGCATGGGAACGCTGGTACAGCCGCACCAAGCACGGCTACTGTCGCGGGTTCGAGGCGGTAGCCTATGTGGAGAACATCCGCTTCTACTATTACATCCTCAACGGATTACTCACTCTCGCGCGGCCTGAAACTGAGGATCTTGGCCCTCTTCTGAGCGGGCTGCCCCCCGACTGGCCCGTCGGCGCCGGAACGTGACGCTCCCTCGAACAGGCTGATATCGCCGTCGTAACCGGAAAGCGGCGGCAGTCCGTCATCGGGGCGGGCCATTTCGGACATATGGCTGTTATGCAGCTGGTTTTTCCAGCGCACGGCCTGCACCATGCCAAAGGCGATGGCCGCCTCTTCCCAGCGGGAAGAAGGCTCGAACCGTTCGACCCGTTCGGCCAGTGTGTCCCACAACGCCATAAGGGACGCCTCGTCGTATGAATTGAGCTGACGGGCAAGCTTGAGCAATGCTCGTTCCATCGGGTTGATTCTCCTGCATGTTTGATAACGGCGGGGCAATAACACAATGCTGCGGTCCGCACACGCCGGCCGGTAAAGGCCGGACGCGGTCCCACGCTACGCCAAACGGGGCGGGGCTTCAAATGGAAATTGCCCACCGCAACGCCCTGTGGTACCCTGCCCGCCTCGCATGACCGCATGCGGCGGGGCGCCGGTTCACGCGCCGCCGCCATCCAATCAATCTGCACGGGCGCGCGGCGTCCGTCTAGCCGGAGTTCACAGCAGCATGAGCGACCTCAAGAAAATGTACAGCACCCTGCAGGAAGATCCGTTTCCTGCTGAAATGACCCTGCGTCTGGGCGATCAGGAACTGCATTACACCAAGCGCACCTGGACCATCGACGGTCAGGAAAAAGGCCTGCGCTACGGCGAAAACCCCGACCAGCCCGCAGCCCTGTACCAGCTGGACAAGGGCAGCCTGACACTGGGCGGGGTAACCTTCCGCGGGCCGGGTGCCGGTCTTGTCTCCTCCCTTGAGGAAAAGCACATGATTCAGGCCGGCAAGCACCCCGGCAAGACCAATTTCACCGACGTGGACAACGCGCTGAATATCCTGCAATACCTTGATGCAAAGCCCGCTGCCCTCATCATGAAACATAACAACCCCAGCGGTGCAGCATGGAGCAGCGACGGCGTGGCAACAGCGCTGGAACGCGCCTTCTGGTGCGACCGCATCGCAGCTTTCGGCGGCGCGGTCATTGTCAACCGTCCGCTGGACAAAAAAGCGGCCGAGCTTATCAGCTCATGCTATTTCGAGGTGGTGGCGGCTCCTGATTTTGAAGAAGGCGTGGTTGAAATGCTCAAAAGCAGGAAAAATCTGCGTATTCTGCAGATTCCCGGCATCAGCCGTCTGCCCGAACTGGCCCGCATGCCGTTCATCGACCTGAAGTCGCTGCAGGACGGCGGCATCATCATGCAGCACTCTTTCCGCAACCGCATTCTGAGCGCAGATGATTTTCTGCCTGCAACGGCGGAAAAAGACGGCGTCACCGTCAATGCGCGCAAACCTTCCCCGCAGGAAGCC harbors:
- a CDS encoding IMP cyclohydrolase, giving the protein MSDLKKMYSTLQEDPFPAEMTLRLGDQELHYTKRTWTIDGQEKGLRYGENPDQPAALYQLDKGSLTLGGVTFRGPGAGLVSSLEEKHMIQAGKHPGKTNFTDVDNALNILQYLDAKPAALIMKHNNPSGAAWSSDGVATALERAFWCDRIAAFGGAVIVNRPLDKKAAELISSCYFEVVAAPDFEEGVVEMLKSRKNLRILQIPGISRLPELARMPFIDLKSLQDGGIIMQHSFRNRILSADDFLPATAEKDGVTVNARKPSPQEADDLLFAWAVEAGVTSNSVIFARNGATVSIGTGEQDRVGCVELAVHKAYTKYADTLAFREQGCSLYELKQKAAGDSAAAEALEDIEARTRADRGGLPGTAMVSDGFFPFRDGVDAAIAHGVAAIAQPGGSIRDHEVIMACNEAAPQVAMVFTGQRSFKH